The Arachis hypogaea cultivar Tifrunner chromosome 16, arahy.Tifrunner.gnm2.J5K5, whole genome shotgun sequence genome contains a region encoding:
- the LOC112754506 gene encoding protein CENTRORADIALIS-like isoform X1 has product MARIMSSEPLIVGRVVGDVLDPFNASIRMSVSYGNRQVYNGHEFFPSTVTFKPKVEIGGTELRPFFTLVMTDPDVPGPSDPYLREHLHWIVTDIPGTTDATFGKELVSYEMPKPNIGIHRYVFVLFKQKRRQCVTTIPSCRDHFNTRTFAADNDLGLPVAAVYFNAQRETAARRR; this is encoded by the exons ATGGCAAGAATAATGTCATCAGAGCCTTTAATTGTAGGGAGAGTGGTAGGAGATGTTCTTGATCCATTCAATGCAAGCATAAGGATGAGTGTTAGTTATGGGAACAGGCAAGTGTACAATGGCCATGAGTTCTTCCCCTCCACAGTCACCTTCAAGCCCAAGGTTGAGATAGGTGGAACTGAATTGAGGCCCTTCTTTACACTG GTCATGACTGATCCGGATGTTCCTGGCCCTAGTGATCCTTATCTCAGAGAGCACTTGCATTG GATAGTGACAGACATTCCAGGCACAACAGATGCCACATTTG gGAAAGAGTTGGTGAGCTACGAGATGCCAAAGCCTAACATTGGGATCCATAGGTATGTTTTTGTGCTCTTCAAGCAAAAACGAAGGCAGTGTGTTACCACCATTCCTTCTTGCAGGGATCACTTCAACACCCGCACTTTCGCCGCCGACAACGACCTCGGCCTCCCTGTCGCTGCCGTCTACTTCAATGCTCAGAGGGAAACCGCTGCCAGGAggcgttaa
- the LOC112754506 gene encoding protein CENTRORADIALIS-like isoform X2 → MARIMSSEPLIVGRVVGDVLDPFNASIRMSVSYGNRQVYNGHEFFPSTVTFKPKVEIGGTELRPFFTLVMTDPDVPGPSDPYLREHLHWIVTDIPGTTDATFGKELVSYEMPKPNIGIHRDHFNTRTFAADNDLGLPVAAVYFNAQRETAARRR, encoded by the exons ATGGCAAGAATAATGTCATCAGAGCCTTTAATTGTAGGGAGAGTGGTAGGAGATGTTCTTGATCCATTCAATGCAAGCATAAGGATGAGTGTTAGTTATGGGAACAGGCAAGTGTACAATGGCCATGAGTTCTTCCCCTCCACAGTCACCTTCAAGCCCAAGGTTGAGATAGGTGGAACTGAATTGAGGCCCTTCTTTACACTG GTCATGACTGATCCGGATGTTCCTGGCCCTAGTGATCCTTATCTCAGAGAGCACTTGCATTG GATAGTGACAGACATTCCAGGCACAACAGATGCCACATTTG gGAAAGAGTTGGTGAGCTACGAGATGCCAAAGCCTAACATTGGGATCCATAG GGATCACTTCAACACCCGCACTTTCGCCGCCGACAACGACCTCGGCCTCCCTGTCGCTGCCGTCTACTTCAATGCTCAGAGGGAAACCGCTGCCAGGAggcgttaa